In Marivirga salinae, a single window of DNA contains:
- the paaC gene encoding 1,2-phenylacetyl-CoA epoxidase subunit PaaC, protein MTEEALKDLLYKIADDLLILGHRNSEWTGVGPLLEEDIAFSSMAQDKVGQSLAFYNLLHELGEQDPDTVAFTRNADQFHNSQFVELPIGEYDFSLIRHFLFDHADYIRFSMLADCPIEEVAQVARKLKGEIKYHVMHANTWIKQLATANEEAHERLQKSLDEALPYALGVFEPSKFENEIIEAGVYPGEKAIEEQWKENIAIVLEQAGLKLPDWDTVKPVYGGRYGKHTEHLQPLVEEMSEVFRVDPSADW, encoded by the coding sequence ATGACTGAAGAAGCATTAAAAGATTTATTATATAAAATAGCGGATGATTTATTGATTTTAGGCCATAGAAATTCCGAGTGGACAGGAGTTGGTCCTTTATTGGAAGAAGATATTGCATTCTCATCCATGGCACAGGATAAAGTGGGCCAAAGCTTAGCATTTTATAATCTATTACATGAATTGGGCGAGCAAGATCCTGATACTGTAGCTTTCACAAGAAATGCCGATCAGTTTCATAACAGTCAGTTTGTGGAGTTGCCCATTGGTGAATATGATTTCAGCTTAATTCGCCATTTCTTATTTGACCACGCGGATTACATCAGATTTAGCATGTTAGCAGATTGCCCAATTGAGGAAGTAGCTCAAGTTGCAAGAAAACTGAAAGGTGAAATCAAATATCATGTCATGCATGCTAATACATGGATTAAGCAATTGGCTACAGCTAATGAAGAAGCTCATGAGAGACTTCAAAAGAGTTTAGATGAAGCCTTACCTTATGCTTTAGGTGTGTTTGAACCTTCTAAATTCGAAAATGAAATCATAGAAGCTGGAGTTTATCCTGGAGAAAAAGCTATTGAAGAGCAATGGAAAGAGAATATTGCAATAGTATTAGAGCAAGCGGGCTTAAAATTACCTGATTGGGATACGGTTAAACCTGTTTATGGCGGAAGATACGGCAAACATACAGAGCATCTTCAACCATTGGTAGAAGAGATGAGTGAAGTATTTAGAGTGGATCCATCAGCGGATTGGTGA
- a CDS encoding phenylacetic acid degradation b, producing the protein MSDFLNSLDPRINRLNIPAEFGTTFPSKENKDQFVTFEVFVQPKENKPYQHEGIVHAPTIDMAFLFAKEQFSRRGMSCSGVWVVNTNNVKVSPITENDEDIYDFIHEEIMEGAEKGDSEKYEIFHLKKRGKQHAHVGSLDATCYEEALFKAKSQFQEEKSVLNIWVAKTKQFMKIEGEDFADIWETLPDKKYRDAMDYKATDKIKKFKAEQNA; encoded by the coding sequence ATGTCTGATTTTTTAAACTCACTAGATCCTCGGATCAACAGATTAAATATACCTGCTGAATTTGGTACTACATTTCCTTCAAAAGAAAACAAAGATCAGTTTGTGACTTTTGAAGTATTTGTTCAGCCTAAGGAAAACAAGCCTTATCAGCATGAAGGAATAGTGCATGCACCAACCATAGATATGGCATTTTTATTTGCCAAAGAGCAATTCAGCCGAAGAGGAATGAGCTGTTCTGGAGTTTGGGTAGTGAACACTAATAATGTTAAAGTATCTCCTATCACCGAAAATGATGAAGATATTTACGACTTCATTCATGAAGAAATAATGGAAGGAGCTGAAAAAGGAGATTCTGAGAAATATGAGATTTTCCATTTGAAAAAAAGAGGAAAGCAACATGCACATGTGGGCAGTTTAGATGCTACATGCTATGAAGAGGCTCTTTTTAAAGCTAAAAGCCAATTCCAGGAAGAAAAATCAGTTTTAAATATTTGGGTAGCTAAAACTAAGCAATTCATGAAAATTGAAGGTGAAGATTTTGCCGATATATGGGAAACACTTCCTGATAAAAAATACCGTGATGCCATGGATTACAAGGCAACCGATAAAATCAAGAAATTTAAAGCAGAACAAAACGCATAA